The window GGAAGGGCTAGAGCAATCTTTGGTTTTTCAACAATATTATTAATGACGGTTACCAGCCGACCTTGTAATTTACTATGTTTTCCTTGGGGCATTGGTTTTTGAATGACTTGACCATTGATGTATTCACTAGCAGGTTCAGTTTCTGGTAGTTGCAAAAACTCTGCTAGGGTTAATGGTTTCGTAGGGATTTGAACCATAGTTTCAAGCTCTGATGCCGAATATATTGATTATCTCAATTTTCTATTAATAGTAGCGAAATGAACGGGAGGTTAGGATAGCGATCGGATTTTGAAATTGGACTTTTAGGTTATATTATATCTTGCTTGCACCAAGCCCTGGCGATTGAAATCGCGGCTATATAAATAAAGTCCGCCTACGCGGACTAACGTAAAATGAAGGGTTTTGAAGCCTGCCTCCGCAGGCTTTGTTTGTGTAGCCCCAGACTTCCAATCTGTGGGTGATAAGGTGCAAGATCTGATAATAACAAAATTAAAGATCAGCCACCAAGTGGATATCGGTCTGAGATGCCTGTAGATGAACAAGTATTGGAAAAAATCTTAGCCACACACTTCTGCTCTACTGGAATGTTCGATGATGATTATGATAGCTTTCTAAAGTCAAGAGCTAAATTAATTTTGGCAAGAGCCGAAGAGCTATCACAGTGCGATCGCTAGCTTTTCTTGTCATCACACTCTGATAATTTCAATCCTGCAACGTCTAATCAGGGAATGCAAATCCTGTGCGAGGATCGCGGATATAAAGCCCTAGAACTAACGATTCCATCACCGTTTCCCATACGGGAATCAGGCGCTCGGCATCATCTGCCCAATAGTCAAACGTAATCAAACACTGAACTCCAGAACCTAACCCAATAGCAATTCGGGAATAGGCTTCGCGGTTTTCTTGAGGGTCAATAAATTTGATTTGACTCCAAACGATGCGGGCTGTTTGGCGCTTCAATTGAATCACTTCTCCTCGCTCGATTACATTCCGCTTCTCCTCTCGAATCGTCTTTTTTAATAGCGATACTAAGGGAAACTCTGCCCAGTTGCCAGGGGGTAGCAAATTAAAGGAAGCTTCTAAGCGACAGTCATCATTCGGCGGCTTTTTGTCGAGAAACCGGAACGACTTTGTATCCGGTTCAAAATGCCAATCTTCGGGCACATCGAAGCGCAACGCTCCTCGCCCTGCGACAAAGATCCGAGTTCCTGGCTTTGATTCCCAGTTGTGGTCTTCTTTGAGTTCTAGAGTTTCCTTAATCCATTGGAGATTATGCTTTTTGCGTTTAGCCATAGCAACTCCATGTGTTGACCTCTTTCTTATTTTGCCGTGTCTGGCTCAAGAACTCAAAGAACTTTATTCTTTACGGCTAATTTCTCAGGTTTTTTGGGAATCACATATCTCATCCCGCCTTTAGCACCAACGGTATCCCCTTGGTAACGAGGGATAATATGAATATTAGCGTGCATCATCGTTTGACCTGCGTCCCTATTGATATTTATGCCCACATTAAACCCATCAGGGCAAAATTCTTGGCTTAACATTTCTTGCACTTTGTTAGCCATAAACCAGCAGGCCGATTGTTCTTTAAAGGGTAGTTCAAAATAATTAGCGACATGACGCTTCGGTACAATCAGTACATGGCCTTTACTTCGAGGATAACCATCAAACATGGCATAAGCTGTTGCTGACTCGGTTAGCAAAGTTAGATTTTTATGAGGGTTGCAGAATATGCAATGGTTAGATGAATTTCTTTGGTGATTATAATGACTGTACTCGTAAATTTCGCAAGACTCATCTAAGTGAATTGATTTAAAGGGAAGTTTAACAATGCACTGATAAGTAGGCCGTTTGTGAATGTAATGTTCTCGAAACCCTTCTTTTTTTATATCTCTTCTCACAGCATAATAAACTTTCCCTCCCGGCTTCAAGAAATGCGAAACTTCCATTAAAACATTAGCTTGTTCTTCAAGAAACAAAACGTTTAAAACATAAAAGCAAATTATGGTATCGAATTTATGGGTAGGATATTGCGGTAAATGATAAGGGTCATAACCCGTGATATCAAAGCCTTTTTGTTGTAATAATTTAGTGTCATTGCCGAAACCGCAGCCAAAATCTAAAATTTGGCCTTGGAGCAGATTTTTTTCTAACAATAACTGTGCCGGAAATGAAAGTTTAACTCTTTCTATGGCTGTGAGGTGGCTAAACTTATTTTTTTGCTTTTGCATGGAAACTGAAGAAATTAAGTTGTTAATTAAATAGCCTAAGCTAGGCGGCTATTTAATTCTTCAGTACGATTACTGAATCAAAAAAACAACAAAAATTCTTCTCGGTGATGCTACGGAAGCCATCACTCCAGCACTTAAGGACAGCAGACTATATGGAAACAATTTAAGGATTTGCTACAGCAAAGGTATTACATTGCTTCGGATCGCCGGTCTGAATACCCTGCTTGAACCAGCGAACACGTTGGGCTGAACTACCATGGGTAAACGCCTCTGGGACAACATAGCCTTTCGCTTGACGTTGCAAGCGATCGTCCCCAATACTGCTGGCAGCATTCAGCGCCTCTTCAATGTCGCCTTCTTCCAGGATTTGCCGCGATCGCTGGGCATGGTGCGCCCAGATGCCAGCAAAACAGTCTGCCTGTAATTCCTGCCGAACTGAAAGTTGATTCGCTGTTACTTTATCGCTTCGACGCTGCAATGCCTGCACCTTATCGGAAATGCCCATGAGATTCTGGACATGGTGCCCAACCTCATGAGCAATCACATAGGCTTGGGCAAAGTCTCCGGGTGCCTGGTGGCGAGTCTTCAGATCCTGATAAAAGCTCAAGTCAATGTAGAGCTTTTGATCGGCGGGGCAATAAAACGGGCCAACGGCTGAGCGGGCATAGCCACAGGCAGAGTTCACAGCTCCCGAAAAAAGAACTAACTTCGGTTCTACATAAGTCGCTCCCCTTTGCCGAAACAGTGTTTGCCACGTATCCTCTGTATCTGCTAGGACAACGGAAACGAAATCAGCCAAGCGATCATTCGCCCCAGAACCTTGGGTTTGAGGAGCCTCAGTGCGGGGGCGATCGCTCGGTGCTTCTTGTTGTTGCTCCCAAATCACGCTGGGGTCGCCACCGAGAAGCGCAACAATCACGGACAGAATGATTGCCCCAATGCCACCCCCAATTACCGGACCCGACACTCCAGTTCCGCGCCTGTCCTCAACATTCGTGCTTCTACGACCAAATTCCCAACGCATAACCGAGACTCTCCAAACTACTGAACTGGGCTACGAGTGAGTAAGGTGCGTAGACGCAAAGCAGCTTGTCGTCAGATCTCGCACCCTAACAAAACTTTTCCTAATTCAACTCACCAAAAATATTAGTGATTTCATTGAGCGAGCTCCTCTGTCAGAGGGATTGCGCTGGTTGACTCTAGAGTCCTCCTTCAGGAGTGCTAATCGCGGTTATCACTTGATTTCAAAACTTACAGCACTGTCATTACCTTAAGTAACTCTGCGGACAAATCTATGTTAGAACCATCTTTTTTTTGAAATAAGACGCCTGCCAAAAAGTAAATATTTTGGGAATAGAATGCTTTGCGATTTTTCCGCAGTTCCATAATAGCTGTTTTTACTTTGGGTTCACAGCTATAGTACCCAAACGTCAGGGGAGCAATCATAAAATCAACTACATGATAACCCTGAGCAAGTGCATAATCAATGGTCTCGACTGGATTGGAGTAAGCCGAAATCATCAACATCACATTCTCACAACCCAGTGATAAAAGCCGTTTAGTAATGGTTGCTCCATCCTCACCACCATGTAGAGAAGGCATGTAGAGATTGTCATCGGGAGCGGGAAGGTAAGGAGGATTGGCAATGAGGTAACTGGCACTAGAGGCAAAGTTTTTGAAGAAACATTTGTTATGAATCGTATATTGATGTTCGAGTTGATATTGCTCAATTCTAGACCGACCGAGTTCACAAGCCGCAGAGTTCAATTCATAACCTTGAATAAACCCATCAAATTGACTTTTCAGCAAACCACTAATGACCGGACTCCCGTCTCCGGCACCAAATTCGACAACTGAATCAAAACGAGTGCAGTTCTTCAGCACCATTTTCTCTAGACATTGGGAATAAAATTGAGACTCTTCAGGACAAAAGAAAACTTTGTTGGGTGAATAGGATTGAACGGCTGTGTTCGAGGTTAATAATACTTCTTGCATGGTACAAATCTTGCTATTCGCTTTCAGAATGAGGGGTATTCGATACTGGTCTAGGAACTATCTCAACGGATGCTAAATTAAGCGGATTGCTCTGCCTGTTTGATGCAGCGAATGATCGCTGCACCGGCCCGATCGCCCATCCATTTTTCTTGGTCATAACCGAGTACCAGTTCCCAGGCATCCTCTGGGTATTGGTCTACTAAGGGTAAGGCTACGTCCTGCAACATCCATTGACCGTGTCGTTCATCTTCCCGGATGTGCAGTTCCCAGTAACCCATCGCCGTGTCTGAAAGCTGTAATCTTTCTGCGGCACTCATGTAATCTTTATAGATGGAAGGGCCAGCAATTTCAAAGTAAGTAAGTCCACCGTTGTAGCGGAGAAAATGCCGCTTGCATTCTGTTAGTAAGAAGTTGTGATTGATACAAGCTAACAGTTCCCAAGGAACGATATCAAAGTATCCCTCTGGCTGAGTATTAAGCCCTAACTCCGCCATCATTTTGGCGAAAAAGGTAGAGTGTTTCCGGGTGAAGCGGCCATTCCCGTATTCCTCCAATAACACACGGATTAATGTAGCTTGTACTTCGTTGCTAGCACCGCCTAGAATTCGCGATAGACGGCTGGCTTCCACTAATCCATCTAGAGAGGCGATCGCTAACAGATGCCGATATCCTTCCAGCGTCATTTCTTGCCGTAGATATTGCTTGTTCTCTGTTAACGTGGGATTCAAGTCAGCCTCACACCGCTCAATCAGTGCCTGCTGGGCGTCTAATTGCCGTAATTGTGCAACATCAAGTTGTGCCAGTTCCCACACTTGCCAAACCGATTCAATCTGATCGCGTACCCATTGCAAATAATACGAACGCTCGTTTTTGTAGCGTCGTAAATCATCGTACCAGAACAAATTAAGCCGATTAATATGATATAGAATGCGCTGCAAAAATAAGTGCGCTGTCTCTACTTCCTCAACTGACGCGTGTTCTGTGTAAGCTCTGCTCAGAGCTGTGGCGACCGCTGCTTCAAAATTACGTACTAATTCAGGGTGAGTATCTACCTGTCGGTCTAAATTTTCATGGGTAAGTAGTTGAATGAATTGTTGTTCGGCTTCGATATAATTGGGGGATTGAGCAGCCGATGACAATTCTTTGGATATCCCTTTAATCAGGCGATCGGGACTCAAAGCTACGGTCATATTATGATGCCTTAAAATCTTTGTGGAGTTTGTTGTTATGTATCGCTGACAAGGGAAACAGCGTTAAGAATTGTGTTTGTCAACGTAATACAACGATATACAAGTCTCTTCCTCTGTTCCGTCCATCCTTGGACAGAATC of the Allocoleopsis franciscana PCC 7113 genome contains:
- a CDS encoding HIT family protein, which codes for MQKQKNKFSHLTAIERVKLSFPAQLLLEKNLLQGQILDFGCGFGNDTKLLQQKGFDITGYDPYHLPQYPTHKFDTIICFYVLNVLFLEEQANVLMEVSHFLKPGGKVYYAVRRDIKKEGFREHYIHKRPTYQCIVKLPFKSIHLDESCEIYEYSHYNHQRNSSNHCIFCNPHKNLTLLTESATAYAMFDGYPRSKGHVLIVPKRHVANYFELPFKEQSACWFMANKVQEMLSQEFCPDGFNVGININRDAGQTMMHANIHIIPRYQGDTVGAKGGMRYVIPKKPEKLAVKNKVL
- the ypfJ gene encoding KPN_02809 family neutral zinc metallopeptidase; the encoded protein is MRWEFGRRSTNVEDRRGTGVSGPVIGGGIGAIILSVIVALLGGDPSVIWEQQQEAPSDRPRTEAPQTQGSGANDRLADFVSVVLADTEDTWQTLFRQRGATYVEPKLVLFSGAVNSACGYARSAVGPFYCPADQKLYIDLSFYQDLKTRHQAPGDFAQAYVIAHEVGHHVQNLMGISDKVQALQRRSDKVTANQLSVRQELQADCFAGIWAHHAQRSRQILEEGDIEEALNAASSIGDDRLQRQAKGYVVPEAFTHGSSAQRVRWFKQGIQTGDPKQCNTFAVANP
- a CDS encoding iron-containing redox enzyme family protein; the protein is MTVALSPDRLIKGISKELSSAAQSPNYIEAEQQFIQLLTHENLDRQVDTHPELVRNFEAAVATALSRAYTEHASVEEVETAHLFLQRILYHINRLNLFWYDDLRRYKNERSYYLQWVRDQIESVWQVWELAQLDVAQLRQLDAQQALIERCEADLNPTLTENKQYLRQEMTLEGYRHLLAIASLDGLVEASRLSRILGGASNEVQATLIRVLLEEYGNGRFTRKHSTFFAKMMAELGLNTQPEGYFDIVPWELLACINHNFLLTECKRHFLRYNGGLTYFEIAGPSIYKDYMSAAERLQLSDTAMGYWELHIREDERHGQWMLQDVALPLVDQYPEDAWELVLGYDQEKWMGDRAGAAIIRCIKQAEQSA